A single Thiovulum sp. ES DNA region contains:
- a CDS encoding hypothetical protein (IMG reference gene:2508611048_SP): MSILTAEEKEVLTNVSKYEKDVNIFKESKSIVSKGSEIKY, encoded by the coding sequence ATGAGTATTCTTACTGCGGAAGAAAAAGAGGTTCTGACGAATGTGTCAAAGTATGAGAAAGATGTGAATATCTTTAAGGAGTCTAAGTCTATTGTTTCAAAAGGGTCTGAGATAAAATATG